ATAAGAACACGATCGAGGcattttaatatcaaaactacaaataaaataaaaacgaaacaaGAAATGGACATTAAATATAGAACTTGGTATGtgagaacaataaaaaaattgagaggtcaactttttttctattttttcacttttactgctaactttatttaataaagaaaaagagagaaaagttgACACCACGTTGGAAGATAATAAGCTGGATTGTTGATTTGTCatacaaattaagaaaaaatatataattttttatattttatgatattacgtgtctctatatttttctcatttattatttgcatataaaataaagcaatgaaaattaataaaagaaatgtagCATTACATTCAGTATTACTGTTTAGAAACTTATATACAAAAGTAAAACAACTtttctaaactaaaattaacttataaccATAACATCGgtattaacataaaattaataggGTTGGTGAATAGTAAATtctgtatttaatattttaatacaaaagattatgttatgaaaaataaactctatgttattaaaatatacttagcatatattttaataactgtGTAGAATAAATATGTGataataaaaatggttaaaattcataatttcttttacaactTTATTTATGTTGATAGACTATAGGaataagaataattttctttGCACTCCAAATCTAAAGTGATAAAGTTGAGCTTTCACATCTCAAGGGAGGCATCATTTAAGTACAAAATCTTTACATTTTATGTGGACAAAGTAAATGCtttaacttttcaattttttattataaaacaccaaaagaaaataaaaggacttttttttttattcgacGGAGTTAATTATTGCATTGAATATATTTAAGCGACGAAAGTTTCACAAATACtgaaaaagaaaccaaacaaagtTTAAAGTCAACTGCTTTGCTAAACGGTAACaaagttgttaaaatttaatcaatagtttgaaaatagagTTTTAGGTACGGCATTATTTAACTAGGTTTAATGGGTATCTATAAATAGTCAATGTTTTATTCTCTCAATCCCTTTTACTATATTTTGAACATAAATTTAGATTTAAGTATATTATAAATGTGGGTAATGAATTAACAGTGAGGTTTGGTGATTTAGAAAGTGAATGAAGGTTAGGTAATCCTATGATCCTAAGATGCATAGAATGCAAACGAAAACGTGAAAGGCATTGggatattattataatgatgCACTGACTAGTACAATTCAATTACAATGACTTGTCAGTCAGAAAGAGCCACACAATTTCTTAATGGATTTATGAATTACTTTTCACTGTTTGAGATCAATTTCACAAGAATTTCAACATTCCTTTTAATTATAACCTAAAATTGtgctgtttatttattttaatacacaaaTCCATTCCCCATTCAttcttatcaataaatataCACATTTCACTCATACTCAGCATTCATTCAAATACTCAATTCAGATGTCATAATCCAttgtaaatagaaaataaaaaacatggaAGAAAATAATTGACAATTTTATCACTAGACTGATGAATGATTATGAAATTGTTTACAAGCAACATGAATGGTGATTCAATAACGAGGTGGTCCTGTCCTATCATTATCCAGTACACCCTTTTGGATGTTTGCAGTCAGCATATGTAGTAACTCCCATCTTCAAAAAAACTGGAACCACGATTCCAGACTTCAGATAGGACTAATTATATCACAATATATACTGATTATGAGACTGTCTATAGCTTACATTTCATACAGTAGCAACATTTTCTGCAATAAAACTTGTGACAACTGCTCTATTTCCAAGCTAAATCCACTACGAGCATAGTATGTCTACTGTAACTAACTTTATTTGTCCGAGTTAATGATTTAACATAAGTAAAGCAACCACTCGCAGCTTGACATGCAACAATTCCTGACATCCTCAAGGCTAGCAATCACTCTATAAGAAGTTTCCCTCTGTGCAAAGGATGAAGATCATCCATACCTTCTGATTGCGCTATTTGGCAAATCCAAATCACTTATGATTAGAATTTGCTCCTGGTGTTGGCACTTCCACAAACCCCGATGATGGAGTTTGAGGTCTCGAAATGATTCCAAAATCAGGATTAAGCATGTCCACCCCATTCCAATCAACAGTAGCTGTTTTAGTGGGAGTTGAGGAATAAAGTATAgtccaataaataaaacatgagAGACACAGACGACAGAATgcataaaagtaattaaaaaaaggatACAATCTGTTCTCCACATATCTGTTATACTAACGTCAGCATCTGATAGAAGCCAATAATCAGCGTCATTCTACAGAAAATTACAAAGAATATCAGCAAACAGTGTCAATGCATTCCACCGTGAACGCTCTTATCCAATCATTGAATGCTGAGTTTAAAATAATACCATCAGAAGAACTTAATCATTAACCATCCATTTCGAAGGGGGAGAGGGGGGAAAATCATCTTGATTATGATATACTTACATCAACATCTGAAGGGACGATCTTCATCATGCCACCAGCAAACTCTTGCGAAGCATTTATATCGGAGTATACATGAGAAGACAGCTGAGTTTGAGGTTCAAATTCTTTTCCGCTGCATTCGGCAGGAACCATTTCTGTCATTACTTGTTCGTTGGACTCAGAACTGGAAGCAAGTGGGATCATGGGGAGCTCAGCACCGTTAATCTCTTCAAATTTCTCTTCAAATTGACTGAAAAGAGTTCAGAAGTTccaagaaataaacaaacaatgcATAAAATTAGATTAGATAGATTAACTAGAGAAGGAGAGAATTACTGCAATGACTACCACAGCAAGCGTTTACTAAACCATCCCCAGCATGAGGGTTAGTCTTAAAAAAATGTCGTGGGAATACCGTGTCAACACCAAAGATGAATTGAACATTGGATAGGAAATACGGACTAATGTGATTTCTGGATGCACAGcataagaacaaaaaaacaaaaaagttcagTAAATAAAACTAGCCAAGAAAAGTACCTGATGAGGTAGACATCAATGGGACCCATTGTGCTTCTAAGAATGATTCTATATCTCCTCTGAGGATAGTCTACAGCCTGATGCATATAGAAGCGATAATTTTCCATCATGCATCAGAACATCAGTTTTATAAAGTGCATGAATCTTTCATCAATTTATGCACTAAACTTACTTCCTCAGGATCAGGGACTTCCAGGGTAGTTCCATGCGGAGCTTTAATTGCTATTAAAGTTTCATTCTGCTTGCAGGAATACGCCAGtattaataaaaggaaaaccTTAACAATAATCAGAATTTACATGAGAAGACAGCTAAAGCAATGTTTATAAGCTGGGAGTGCTACGCAAGCAAAAAATGACCTGGAAGCAAGGTAGGTTCTTAATGTCATCCTCGGTCACGAAAAGGCACCTAACAAGATATGAAATTggtataaatttataatacagTGACAACATTTTGTTATTTCTTATGAAAAGGAGAGCAAAGGGAAAACAAATCTAAGAAACGAATGAGTATGGAGAGTAGATTACTTCcggttattttcattttcactcaGCTTTCTCAATCTTTCTTGCATTTCCCTGccaaaaatttagaaaaataagcaTTGGCCAACAGTTTTGAAATAGCAAATTTGTGCTCTTTTTCAAAAAGCAAGCATATAACCTTATTTGATCATCTAATCCCTGCTCCTCCAAAGAAAGTTTCTCAACTTCTTCCTGCAGGACATAGCCACAAAAGACAGTTACTTAGtcatttaatccttttaaataTCTTCATATGGTGAATCGTGAAAAATATAAGTTCTGGATCCAATAAATTTTGCTTGCCACACAAACAAAGGTACATGAGAAATGTTTGTGACACTGTCAATTCTATAACAGTTAGCTACTTGGGTGTCAATAGGTCATTCGAAAATATACAACACCTACATTAATTACCTTAAGCACAGATATATCGCCATCCACCTCACCAGACGTGGAAGATTCAATTCCCCTAGGATCCACAAGGTTTGATGTAAGAACTTTGCTCTAATACTACATATATGTCAAAATTCCAAGGAAcatacattaaagaaaaaaattaaaatgtgtcaCATTCACAGTACTTCCAATGTATTCTATTTTTGAGTTTCTTTTCAATGAGACCAATGCCTTCTAAAACATTCGTTATGTCATATATCCTCCTCTTTTGCACCtgtggaaaatgaaaaaaagaagtaagTCCATACATGATAGAGgaagaataaatataagatattttggTTTGAACTTTTTTTGCAGAAAAAAGAGGGACCTCCAAAGTCTCGGCTGCTTTATTTAGATCAAGAATACCATCCTCTGCATGCTTGACCAAATTGATGAACTTTTTGGTTAAGAGACCTGTGAAGTTGTGGATGTTgtcattcttttgacattgAAATAACTCCGTTGATCAAACATAACGGAGACTGAACTGAAAAGCGTTTATCGTTAAGAATGCCGCTAAAATTACCTAAGGAACTGTCATAACGGCAGCTGCTGGCAGGAGTAAGAGGAGACGGGGAACCTGAATCAGAAAAACTGTCTGATTAAACACAGTATATTATGGATGGAGCACATAAAGGAAAATGTAAATCAGAATTCATATTTTGTGCACAAAATGTTTCCAAGCACTAAATCTTCTCAAACAGAATACCGAATGTTGTTgaacaataaagataaaaggAAATGTTCTCTCACCAGCATTTGAGATGGGTGTGGGAGGACATGATCTGCCTTCTTTGGAAGCCTTTGCCTTCTGTGTCCTTCCTCCTTTTGCAGACACTGGAGTTTTAAAGGGACTATTCGTTATGTTACTAACATTAGTGTATCCAGGACTGTTACTCCACTTCTGTGTGTGAGACTCTCCTTCGCTGTCATTCATTCCACCCTTTCGCTTCATGTACTGCAACCAACATCAGTTTCAACAAATTATAACGTAGCACAGAAATAAGATGATCAAACATACAGACACTAACACAAACATTTGGTTGAGATGGAGAAGATGAATGCAACCAATCAAACAAAGGTATTAATTCATCCTTCCATATTTACAACGATTACAACAATgctaaatataatattctttgAAACATCAACGAAAGAAGGGGATAAACACaagtacaaaagaaaatcaatcttATCACATTGAGTCAGAGATGAAGAAGCTCACGACCCAGCATTACCCATCTACTAAAACTAGATTAACTATGCATAGCAAACTGCATGTAAACAATTACAAATCAATATGCAGGACTGCAAATGAGAGTTAGAGACACAGACAAGAATTAGCTCATTGATAGCATGCAAAGACCACAAATGTTCGAAGGATCAACTGTATGACTTTATGACATACATCCTCCAGCTTCGTACGAGTGCTACAGAAGTTGAGGTTGACCAAATTCTTTCTCTCACTTTCttgtttctcttatttttttagcTTCCATAAAGAGCTTGATCTTAACTCATAATCACTCAACTTCAAGAATTGATTTAGATTTTGTCATACAAATCACCTAactatttaaaaagaaaataagttttcCCATCCCAATAACTTTGTATGTCCAAAACCTAACTCTTGGACAACTATAGCATGGTCTCCTTAAACATCTGACCACATCAAAAGTGGCCCATTAAATTACCGCTCAATTAACCTCCACTAAACCCCCTTCCCACTTGATTGTCGCACAGAACTCCCTGACCATGCCCCCAACCTACACTGATTAGCCAGTTTGCGACTGAGAGATTAACTTCATTTCTTCCacagaagataaaaaattaacccaaaaaaataacagaaacagTATCGCACTCTGAAATAATCATCAGAGACAGATTGAGACTGAGAGACTGACTTCACTTTTCCCCGAAAAACTAGAAAATTAAcccaaaaaacaaaagaaacaccATCGCACCCTCGAATAATCATCAAGTCGTTCATTCACTAAGGAAAGGGAAAAGATCCAGAGAAAAGAATaacaacacacaacacaaccGTTAAAACACGAAGGAGATCTCCGTCAAGTAAATTTAACATCGCAGTTAGTGAATTTAACATCGCATTCAACGCAGAAGAGGACATTCCAGATTCGAGAGCCGCGGAGGTGAATTTGAGAGCGGAGAGAGGAAACCGATGTACTCACTGGAGATCTAACGACAACGGCTTCATCGGCAAGGCGGCGGGAGTCGATGGAGGAGAAGCTGTGGTAGTCGTCCGGGGGAGCAAAGGGCGGTTTAGTGACGAAAGCGAGGTGGCGCTTGAGGGCGGGGCGGACAGTGGTGCCGGCAGCCCCCCGCGGCGGCGAGGCACGGCGGTCGGGAGGTCCGGCGGCGGTGGACATGGGGGCGAGGGGCGGAGCGAAATTGGGGGGAATTTGGAGGGAAAAGGGCGAGGATGGGCGGAAAGtagggttttagagagagaaagtgaggaggtttagagagagaaagagtggGGAAGGAAAAGAGGGAGTTAGGAGCGTAGAGGAGGCGAGAGCAGAAAACGAGGGAAGGAGGGAATTTAGTTTCGGATAGATGTGGAGGGAACTGCATGCgccaaaattaataaacatatttttattcttacatCACTACAAccctaaatattattattattattattattattattattattattattatatttaataatttacataTGCTAGTAATTTCAcagttataaaaattttactttaatgataatgctaatattaatatttaaacaaataaaaataactttaataatttcaaattttatgaaaCAGTAAATTTACAGTTTAACCAAAGAGAATTCAAAATCAATGAAATGAAACTTGAAATAGAGGCTATTTATGTTTTAAGATTACAGTTTTCTTTATAGATAAAAACATTAGCTTGTCGTCTCTATTATGAAATtgttgtaaaattaataaataaataaaatcctgATTTATAATCAACAATATGACTATGTCAAAATCGATTctgttaattgattttttttttttttgtaattttcacggtgaaaatttaattaaaaattttatgtatatatatatattacaaaatgtttaaaatatatagaaattaaaaaaaaaatgaatcattaTCATCTGtattattcttgttttctttaacCATTTGTATGAGAAGTACGGTTATAGTAACAGTTGAAAACCCATATATCtgtattacatttttttaatgataataacaaataataaaattattataattttaaaattaaatataaaatttttttataattttttatatttattttttacgtaattctttaattaaaaaaatccagTTTAAAAGAACCATCAAACGAAAAAGgcagttaaaattaaaaaaaaaaacgaacatttaaagaataaaattgataaaataattattttaatttaaaacaggataaaattaaaaaaataaaagttggaTTCTCTTTAAATAGaacatgataataaaaaaaatacaattattattagatttacaaagacaataaaaaaaattaaaatttaaagaaactaacatttacataataaaatagataaaatagttattttaaattaaaacatttttatttaaaaggtaaaatcataaaataaatataacaataaaaaccttgaaaataaaatattaaaattgatagatattttaaaataatgaaaccaaatattttaattttaaaataattaattaatttatataaaacttaataaacacATCTTATTATCTAGAACATTAATCATTTTTCTATAACTTTTTCTCTGAGATTTACAACGAGGTTAAGTTGTGGAGGAGAATTGAACTAGGTTAagttataagtgtttttagtcAAAAATAGGACATTTTGGTACGTGAATTTTTGAGTTAAGGGTTAAAACGACGAAATTAAGTTTTAGAGTCTTTTTGGATATGATTTGAGACTTGTTTGAGTTATGAACTAGTTGAAATCTGATCTAGAGATAGGTAGTGGTCCATTAACGGTGTTTTAGATGGTTTTTATGTGCAAATTTTGGGGTATTTAGTTGTGAGATTTTGATTTGGATGTCCTAAGACAATTTGGAGTCGTT
This genomic interval from Vigna radiata var. radiata cultivar VC1973A chromosome 8, Vradiata_ver6, whole genome shotgun sequence contains the following:
- the LOC106770813 gene encoding transcription factor E2FA; protein product: MSTAAGPPDRRASPPRGAAGTTVRPALKRHLAFVTKPPFAPPDDYHSFSSIDSRRLADEAVVVRSPYMKRKGGMNDSEGESHTQKWSNSPGYTNVSNITNSPFKTPVSAKGGRTQKAKASKEGRSCPPTPISNAGSPSPLTPASSCRYDSSLGLLTKKFINLVKHAEDGILDLNKAAETLEVQKRRIYDITNVLEGIGLIEKKLKNRIHWKGIESSTSGEVDGDISVLKEEVEKLSLEEQGLDDQIREMQERLRKLSENENNRKCLFVTEDDIKNLPCFQNETLIAIKAPHGTTLEVPDPEEAVDYPQRRYRIILRSTMGPIDVYLISQFEEKFEEINGAELPMIPLASSSESNEQVMTEMVPAECSGKEFEPQTQLSSHVYSDINASQEFAGGMMKIVPSDVDNDADYWLLSDADVSITDMWRTDSTVDWNGVDMLNPDFGIISRPQTPSSGFVEVPTPGANSNHK